The nucleotide window GTGTGTTGTCGATCAGGTCTGCGATGGTCATTGATTCTCCCTGCCAGGGAACCCCCACCATACCCGATTTCGTGATTCTCGCAGCCCACATGGGGCTATATGGGAAAAAAGTGAGCGTCAGGATGATTTTTCCTCCGTCCCCTTTGACGGGGGGCGGCTGAGGTACTAAACAGTAATTCCCAATACCTTTGATGGAGATTGACAAATGAACGTGGCGATACTCATCGATGGAAGCTTTTTCTGGATGAAGCATTTGGAGGCCCGCCTGGGCCAACCGCCCAGCGCGGAATCGGTCAAGATGGCTTGCGACCTCATCATGCAGGACAAAGAGTTCGAGTCGGACAGGTTTTTCAGGGCATACTACTATGATTCGCCGCCCTACGGCGGCAAGGCGGTGCACCCCATCTCCCAGAGGGAGATCGAGTTCAGCGCCACCGAACAGTATCGCATCAAGAACGACTACCTCGACCAGCTCTGGCGCATGCCGCGCATGGCCCTGCGCCTCGGCTCGCTCGCCATGCAGGGCTGGAAGCTCAACAAGAAGAACATGCGCGTGATCATGGAGTCCCTGAGCCACAACCGCCCGCTTCAGCCCCAGGACGTGTCCATCAACCTGGTGCAGAAGGAGGTGGACATGCTCATGGGCCTGGACATCGCCTGGATAGCGGCCAGCCGAATGGTGGAGAAGATCGTGCTGCTCACCGGCGACGCGGACATGATCCCGGCCATGAATTTCGCCCGCGAGCACGGCCTCTTGGTGTTCGTGGCCAAGTTCGGCTACTACCTCTCGGACAAGCTGCGCGACAACTCCGACGGCGTGGTGGAGTTCAACCTGCCCGCGCCGGAGCGGCCCTACGCCCCCAGCGCCAGGATCGTCTCCATGCCCGCTCCGGCGGCCCCCGAACAGCCCGCTCCCGTGGAGGGCGCCGAGGGCCTGGGCGAGGAGCTCACCGAGGACACGCCGGAGATGCCCGGCGACCCCATCTACTAGCAGGCCCGCACGGGCCGGGGAGCGCCGGGGACGCCGGGGCTCCCCGGTCTTGCCTTGAG belongs to Fundidesulfovibrio soli and includes:
- a CDS encoding NYN domain-containing protein; translation: MNVAILIDGSFFWMKHLEARLGQPPSAESVKMACDLIMQDKEFESDRFFRAYYYDSPPYGGKAVHPISQREIEFSATEQYRIKNDYLDQLWRMPRMALRLGSLAMQGWKLNKKNMRVIMESLSHNRPLQPQDVSINLVQKEVDMLMGLDIAWIAASRMVEKIVLLTGDADMIPAMNFAREHGLLVFVAKFGYYLSDKLRDNSDGVVEFNLPAPERPYAPSARIVSMPAPAAPEQPAPVEGAEGLGEELTEDTPEMPGDPIY